The following is a genomic window from Actinomadura sp. WMMB 499.
ATGGGCACGCCCGGCCCCCTGACCCAGCTCATCTCGCTGCTGTTCCAGCCCGACGGCGACTCTGTGTACCTGTCCCCGGCACCCCTCTACCACGCCGCCCCGCTGCGTTACTGCCTCACCTTCCAGCGCTTCGGCGCCACCATCGTGGTGATGGAGAAGTTCGACGCGGAACAGGCCCTCGCCGCCATCGAGAAGTACGGCGTCACGCACAGCCAGTGGGTGCCGACCATGTTCATCCGGATGCTGAAACTCCCCGAGGAGACCCGTGCCCGGTACGACGTGTCGAGCCTCCGCGCCGCCGTGCACGCCGCGGCGCCCTGCCCCGTCCCGGTCAAGGAGCGGATGATCGACTGGTGGGGGCCCATCCTCCACGAGTACTACGCGGGCACGGAGGGCAACTGCTTCGTGTACACGAACTCCGAGGACTGGCTGACCCACAAGGGGACCGTGGGACGCGCCGTCCTCGGGCAGGTCCACGTGTGCGACGAGGACGGCGAGGAGGTCCCTCCCGGCACCCCCGGAACCCTCTACTTCGGCGAGGGGCCCACGTTCGAGTACCACGGCGACGAGGGCAAGACCGAGGCGTCCCGCGACCCGAAGGGGCGCGGCTGGAGCACGCTCGGCGACGTCGGATACGTCGACGAGGACGGGTTCATCTACCTCACCGACCGCCGCGCCTACATGATCATCAGTGGTGGCGTGAACATCTACCCGCAGGAGGCCGAGAACGTCCTCGCCGTCCATCCGAAGGTCGCGGACGTCGCCGTCCTCGGCGTTCCCGACCCGGAGATGGGGGAGGCCGTCAAGGCGGTCGTCCAGCCCCTCGCCATGGACGACGCGGGCCCCGAGCTGGAGGCCGAGCTCATCGCCTACTGCCGCGACCGGCTCGCGCACTACAAGTGCCCGCGCTCCGTCGACTTCCGCGCCGAACTGCCCCGGCACCCCACGGGCAAGCTCTACAAGCGGCTGCTGAAGGATGAGTACTGGAAGGACGCGGCGGCGTCCTGAGACGGGACGAGCCCCGGTCCGGGACGTCGGTCCCGGACCGGGGCTCGCGGCCGTCCGGCGATCAGTGCATCGGCATCGGCGCGTCGCCCATCGGCTTCTCCGGCTTCCTGCGCGGCAGTACGAGCGCCGGCAGGAAGGCCAGGAGCAGCAGCCCCGCGGCGATCCAGTAGGTGCTCTGCCACGCGTCGGCCAGCGGGCCGGCGATCCGCGCCAGCATGTCGGGCGGAATCTCCGCCATCGCGGCCATCCCGGCCTCGCCGCCGCCCTCGCCGGGCATCGCGGGCAGCTTGTCGGCGAGCTGCCGGGCGAGCAG
Proteins encoded in this region:
- a CDS encoding acyl-CoA synthetase, which encodes MHLGQIAAQSPDKPAVIMAGSGRTVTYRELNEESNRLAQLLHAEGLRPGDHIAFMLENHPLYLAIAWAAQRSGLYYTAVSSRLGPDEVAYIVGNCEAKVFIADASIPAVAQDPPDVPLRLMLGGTAPGYESYEERVAAHPATSIEGECEGVDMLYSSGTTGRPKGVKPALSKDPMGTPGPLTQLISLLFQPDGDSVYLSPAPLYHAAPLRYCLTFQRFGATIVVMEKFDAEQALAAIEKYGVTHSQWVPTMFIRMLKLPEETRARYDVSSLRAAVHAAAPCPVPVKERMIDWWGPILHEYYAGTEGNCFVYTNSEDWLTHKGTVGRAVLGQVHVCDEDGEEVPPGTPGTLYFGEGPTFEYHGDEGKTEASRDPKGRGWSTLGDVGYVDEDGFIYLTDRRAYMIISGGVNIYPQEAENVLAVHPKVADVAVLGVPDPEMGEAVKAVVQPLAMDDAGPELEAELIAYCRDRLAHYKCPRSVDFRAELPRHPTGKLYKRLLKDEYWKDAAAS